GCACCATGAGCTTGCTGATACCCCTGACGAAGTTGGACTGGACGTACTCCGGCTCGCCGACGACCTCGATGTCCTCGAACCGAGGAAGCAGCTCCTCCCAAAGAATCCTCAGCTGGAGCTCGGCCAGCCGGTTGCCCATGCACCGGTGCACCCCGAACCCGAAGGAGATGTGGTTGCGCGCGTTCTTGCGGTCGATGATCAACTCGTCAGGTCGTTCGAAGACACGCTCGTCCCGGTTCCCCGATGCGTACCACATGACCACCTTGTCCCCCTCGCGGATGAACTGCCCATTCAGCACGGTGTCCTTCTTCGCGACCCGGCGCATGTACGCAAGCGGCGTCTGCCAACGAATGATCTCCGAGACCATGTTCGGGATCAGGTCCGGATTCGCCTTGAGCTTCTCGAACTGGTCGGGGAACTGGTTGAGGGCCAGCACACCGCCACTCATCGAGTTGCGGGTGGTGTCGTTGCCTCCGACGATCAGCAGGATCAAGTTGCCCAGGAACTCCATCGGGCGGTCGATCAGGTCCTTGGTGTCCTCGTTGCTCTGCAACATGGTGATCAGGTCGAAACCGGGCTCCTCGCCGGCCGCGAGCCGAGCCGCCTTGTCGTGCCAGTGCGTACTGAGGCCTCGCGCCGCGTCGACGAAGCCGCGGAAGATCTCGTCGTTGTCGGAGGGTCCGCCGTTGGCCTGTTCCATCGCGGTGGCGAGGTCGGACCACTCGGTCAGCTTGCGTCGTTGGTCGTAGGGGAAGTCCAGCAGCGTCGCGAGCATCCGCGCCGTGAGCTCGATGGACACCCGGTCGACCCAGTTGAACGGCTCACCGGTCGGGAGCTCGTCCAGCACCT
The genomic region above belongs to Nocardioides coralli and contains:
- a CDS encoding cytochrome P450 codes for the protein MNIADTLSEKVQSTLPMELQIRGAHLYDKTRRWVTGTNGQKIFVETPIPPVDEVELTDIDLSNPFLYRQGRWQSYFERVRNEAPVHYQPHSPFGPFWSVTRHADIIAVDKNHEVFSAEPFIIIGQPPRFMDVAMFIAMDPPKHDEQRAAVQGVVAPKNLREMEGLIRSRVQEVLDELPTGEPFNWVDRVSIELTARMLATLLDFPYDQRRKLTEWSDLATAMEQANGGPSDNDEIFRGFVDAARGLSTHWHDKAARLAAGEEPGFDLITMLQSNEDTKDLIDRPMEFLGNLILLIVGGNDTTRNSMSGGVLALNQFPDQFEKLKANPDLIPNMVSEIIRWQTPLAYMRRVAKKDTVLNGQFIREGDKVVMWYASGNRDERVFERPDELIIDRKNARNHISFGFGVHRCMGNRLAELQLRILWEELLPRFEDIEVVGEPEYVQSNFVRGISKLMVRLTPKQDA